The proteins below come from a single Kitasatospora sp. NBC_00315 genomic window:
- a CDS encoding bifunctional [glutamine synthetase] adenylyltransferase/[glutamine synthetase]-adenylyl-L-tyrosine phosphorylase, with protein MAVEERAGSRVSRPEIRLVRRGFTDPGTALRLLAGPGPAGLADDPVLLDALGATADPDLALLGLARLFEALDASEQHTLRDTLTTSKPLRDRLLGVLGASAALADHLAKHPADWHALVTFEQRDMHPGSDDFLQALYDGVWGPGPGEGTPPPRGSRADLLRVAYRRCLLAIAARDLTGTTDLAQTAAELADLAGATLQTALDIAAGEDPKAAHACRLAVIGMGKCGGRELNYVSDVDVIFVAEPREGVEEQAAVQAATRLAAHAMRLCSDTTGEGTIWPVDANLRPEGRNGPLVRTLASHLAYYQRWAKTWEFQALLKARPVAGDAELGAAYTEALAPLVWQAAARDNFVADVQQMRRRVIDSIPATEIDRQLKLGPGGLRDVEFSVQLLQLVHGRTDRTLRGANTLEALAALSDGGYVGRADAASLDAAYRFLRTLEHRIQLHRLRRTHLMPKAEGDQRRLARSLAPLINDDTRADPVAALQREWRRHAVEVRRLHEKLFYRPLLDAVAELPVGATGLSPQAARERLEALGYADPAAALRHLSALASGVSRKAAIQRTLLPVMLGWFAESADPDAGLLNFRQVSDALGRTPWYLRLLRDESAAAEQLARVLSAGRLAPDLLLRAPEAVAVLGDPQGLAPRGRAALEQEILAAVSRAGSPAAAVAAARSVRRRELFRTSAADVLGRLADDPAEALDTAGEALTALNAATLQGALRACTAGWEAQHGDLPTRIAVIAMGRFGGHELGYGSDADVLFVHEPVLGSLEEDAARAARAVCNELRTLLAAPSTEPPLLVDADLRPEGRQGPLVRTLASYAAYYRRWSHVWESQALLRAEVVAGDTGLGERFRQLIDPMRYPGAGVSERDLLEIRRIKARIESERLPRGADPTTHFKIGRGGLADVEWTVQLFQLQHAHELPGLRTTRTRAALAAAAGAGLLEAEDAAVLDAAWVLASRVRAAVMLVRGRAGDSFPGDARELAGVARYLGYGAGHSGELVDDYRRATRRARAVVEKVFYG; from the coding sequence CACACCCTGCGGGACACCCTCACCACCTCCAAGCCGCTGCGCGACCGCCTGCTCGGCGTCCTCGGCGCCTCCGCGGCCCTCGCCGACCACCTCGCCAAGCACCCCGCGGACTGGCACGCCCTGGTCACCTTCGAGCAGCGCGACATGCACCCGGGCAGCGACGACTTCCTACAGGCGCTGTACGACGGCGTCTGGGGCCCCGGCCCCGGTGAGGGCACCCCGCCGCCCCGCGGCAGCCGGGCCGACCTGCTGCGGGTCGCCTACCGGCGCTGCCTGCTGGCGATCGCCGCCCGCGACCTCACCGGCACCACCGACCTCGCGCAGACCGCGGCCGAACTCGCCGACCTGGCCGGCGCCACCCTGCAGACCGCGCTGGACATCGCCGCCGGTGAGGACCCGAAGGCCGCGCACGCCTGCCGACTCGCCGTGATCGGCATGGGCAAGTGCGGCGGGCGGGAACTGAACTACGTCTCGGACGTCGACGTGATCTTCGTGGCCGAACCGCGCGAGGGCGTCGAGGAGCAGGCCGCCGTGCAGGCGGCCACCCGGCTCGCCGCCCACGCCATGCGGCTCTGCTCCGACACCACCGGCGAGGGCACCATCTGGCCGGTCGACGCCAACCTGCGCCCGGAGGGCCGCAACGGCCCGCTGGTGCGCACCCTGGCCAGCCACCTCGCGTACTACCAGCGATGGGCCAAGACCTGGGAGTTCCAGGCCCTGCTCAAGGCGCGCCCGGTGGCCGGCGACGCCGAGCTCGGCGCCGCGTACACCGAGGCGCTGGCCCCGCTGGTCTGGCAGGCCGCGGCCCGGGACAACTTCGTCGCGGACGTGCAGCAGATGCGCCGCCGGGTGATCGACTCGATCCCCGCGACCGAGATCGACCGCCAGCTCAAACTCGGCCCCGGCGGCCTGCGCGACGTCGAGTTCTCCGTCCAGCTGCTCCAGCTGGTGCACGGCCGCACCGACCGCACCCTGCGCGGCGCGAACACCCTGGAGGCGCTCGCCGCGCTCTCCGACGGCGGGTACGTCGGGCGCGCCGACGCCGCCTCGCTGGACGCCGCCTACCGCTTCCTGCGCACCCTGGAGCACCGGATCCAGCTGCACCGGCTGCGCCGCACCCACCTGATGCCCAAGGCCGAGGGCGACCAGCGCAGGCTCGCCCGCTCGCTCGCCCCGCTGATCAACGACGACACCCGGGCCGACCCGGTCGCCGCCCTCCAGCGGGAGTGGCGCCGGCACGCCGTGGAGGTGCGCCGGCTGCACGAGAAGCTCTTCTACCGGCCGCTGCTGGACGCCGTCGCCGAACTGCCGGTCGGCGCCACCGGGCTCAGCCCGCAGGCCGCCCGGGAGCGGCTGGAGGCGCTCGGCTACGCCGACCCGGCCGCCGCGCTGCGCCACCTCTCCGCGCTGGCCTCCGGGGTCAGCCGCAAGGCCGCCATCCAGCGGACCCTGCTGCCGGTGATGCTCGGCTGGTTCGCCGAGTCCGCCGATCCGGACGCCGGTCTGCTCAACTTCCGCCAGGTCTCCGACGCGCTCGGCCGCACGCCCTGGTACCTGCGGCTGCTGCGCGACGAGAGCGCCGCGGCCGAGCAGCTCGCCCGGGTCCTGTCGGCCGGGCGGCTCGCCCCCGACCTGCTGCTGCGCGCCCCCGAGGCGGTGGCCGTGCTGGGCGACCCGCAGGGCCTGGCGCCGCGCGGGCGGGCCGCGCTGGAGCAGGAGATCCTGGCGGCCGTCAGCCGGGCCGGATCGCCCGCCGCCGCCGTGGCCGCGGCCCGCTCGGTGCGCCGCCGCGAACTCTTCCGGACGTCGGCCGCGGACGTCCTCGGCCGGCTCGCCGACGACCCCGCCGAGGCCCTGGACACGGCGGGCGAGGCCCTCACCGCGCTGAACGCCGCCACCCTGCAGGGGGCGCTGCGGGCCTGCACGGCCGGCTGGGAGGCCCAGCACGGGGATCTGCCCACCCGGATCGCGGTGATCGCGATGGGCCGCTTCGGCGGTCACGAGCTCGGCTACGGCTCCGACGCGGACGTGCTGTTCGTCCACGAGCCCGTCCTCGGCTCGCTGGAGGAGGACGCCGCCCGGGCCGCCCGGGCGGTCTGCAACGAGCTGCGGACGCTGCTGGCCGCGCCCTCCACCGAGCCGCCGCTGCTGGTCGACGCCGACCTGCGCCCGGAGGGCCGGCAGGGTCCGCTGGTGCGCACGCTGGCCTCGTACGCGGCGTACTACCGGCGCTGGTCGCACGTCTGGGAGAGCCAGGCGCTGCTGCGGGCCGAGGTGGTCGCGGGGGACACCGGCCTGGGGGAGCGGTTCCGGCAGCTGATCGACCCGATGCGCTACCCAGGGGCGGGCGTGTCCGAGCGGGACCTGCTGGAGATCCGCCGGATCAAGGCCCGGATCGAGTCCGAGCGGCTGCCGCGCGGGGCCGACCCGACCACCCACTTCAAGATCGGCCGGGGCGGCCTGGCGGACGTCGAGTGGACCGTCCAGCTGTTCCAGCTCCAGCACGCTCACGAGCTTCCCGGGCTGCGCACCACCCGGACCAGGGCCGCGCTGGCGGCGGCCGCCGGGGCCGGCCTGCTGGAGGCGGAGGACGCCGCGGTGCTGGACGCGGCCTGGGTGCTGGCCTCCCGGGTGCGGGCGGCCGTGATGCTGGTACGCGGCCGGGCGGGCGACAGCTTCCCCGGGGACGCCAGGGAGCTGGCGGGGGTGGCCCGCTACCTCGGGTACGGGGCCGGCCACAGCGGCGAGCTGGTGGACGACTACCGGCGCGCGACCCGGCGGGCCCGGGCCGTGGTGGAGAAGGTCTTCTACGGCTGA
- the pulA gene encoding pullulanase-type alpha-1,6-glucosidase has protein sequence MAAVQPRPHRSTTTYRRPGRAAVLLAASLIAATLGSAAPLAAAAAAPPAPSDASLAASAARHDLTREQFYFVLPDRFANGDTGNDTGGITGTRMDNGLDPTDKGFYHGGDLQGLIQKLDYIQDLGTTAIWMAPIFKNKPVQGTGADASAGYHGYWVTDFTQVDPHFGTNDQLKELIAKAHAKGIKVFFDVITNHTADVIDNTQKQYGYRSEGAYPTLDQDGVPVDETAAAAAAAAGSTAAYPKLSKDSFPYSPTFASPADANAKTPSWLNDPSLYHNRGDSTFVGESATEGDFSGLDDLDTQNPQVVKGFEKVYENWVKETGVDGFRIDTVKHVNMAFWQQWAPALKDFATKQGNKNFFMFGEVYSSDPGITAPYVTKGKLQSTLDYPFQDAARTYVSKGGSAQALSGVYGQDYRYTSADGNAYELPTFLGNHDIGRFGGFLEADNPGADAATLLKRDQLANELQFLTRGQPVIYYGDEQGFTGAGGDKDARQDQFASKTPSYNTDPVIGGTSGSADRYGTGGALYTGVADLAKLRRANPALADGAQIERYAADGAGVYAFSRIDAGQQVEYVVAVNNSTEAKTVTLDTFSAGQGFDRIYPAAGQKSVSGADKKITVTVPALSSVVYKAAGRLAPLAAAPAVTLSTPADGSTGTVTIGANVDGGGFNRVSYAAQVGDGPWQVLGTSDNGVHKVTQDLGAVAPGTVVRYKAVVQDSSGHLRSVTGGFTTGTPAPAPVPSATARPYAIVHYQRGDKNYDGWNLYAWGDIADGEATTWPAGHAFTGRDAYGAFAYVKLNSGASDVGFVVENNGTKDVDGDRHIDVGATGEVWIKEGDPTVRTENPGPVDTQAPDTAVIHYYRPDGKYDGWGLHDWTGAASPTDWGSPLLPARIDAYGAVFEVPLAAGATSLNYIIHNGGDKDLPSDQTLDFSVSGHEVWLIGGQEGHLLPQSSATSAQLDLGSAKAQWIDARTVVVPANFGAADGALAGGTSAQLVYDPAGGLKIDKGVVNEPGHWLRLSQVAGGLTAGQQAKFPHLAGYRAFTVDPRDTGRITAALRSQLVLTEHLPSGAALAATGVQIPGVLDDLYAAKAAKADFGPQYYNGKVALSVWAPTATEVSVQLFDGPTGGTPKTVPMKLDEETGVWELVGKAGDLNGKYYLYQVKVWAPSVQQMVTNTVTDPYSVALSTDSRRSLVADLDSKDLKPQGWDNHQVPKAIPAGQQQIQELHVRDFSSEDDSVPVAERGTYLAFTESQSAGMQHLRDLAKAGVTTIHLLPTFDIATIRENRADQKLPACDLASLAADSEKQQECVAAVQADDAYNWGYDPLHYNVPEGSYATDPNGTARTVQFRQMVQAMHEAGLRVVLDVVYNHTAAAGQDDKSVLDKVVPGYYQRLDAAGKVTTDSCCADTAPEHAMMNRLVVDSVTTWAREYKVDGFRFDLMGLDPKSTMLDVQSALRKMTPASDGVDGKNIFLYGEGWNFGAVANNARFVQASQLNMAGTGIATFDDRVRDAARGGNYQLSSAPQQGFASGLFTDPNGSADNGTAEEQKARLLHEMDQIKVALTGNLAGYSFTDTTGKAVTGAGVDYNGSPTGYAAKPGESVEYVDAHDNADLFDALAFKLPTTTPPADRARMQALALSVTALTQGPGFAQAGSDLLRSKSLDANSFDSGDWYNAIHWDASQGNGWGRGVPLAADNQSLWPVSKSLLANPNLKVGSADILAASAIYQQLLKIKQSSPLFSLPTAAEVQQRLSYPLSGTAGETPGVITLHLDGTGLKGAEKGITVVFNATPTAQSQTVTALKGSQQSLHPVQAGGTDPVVKKAGFDGGTGTFTVPGRTVAVFVQH, from the coding sequence GTGGCCGCAGTCCAGCCCCGCCCGCACCGGAGCACGACCACCTATCGCAGACCCGGCCGCGCGGCCGTCCTGCTCGCCGCCTCGCTGATCGCCGCCACCCTCGGCAGCGCCGCCCCGCTCGCCGCCGCCGCCGCCGCGCCGCCGGCGCCCTCGGACGCCTCGCTGGCCGCCTCCGCCGCGCGTCACGACCTCACCCGCGAGCAGTTCTACTTCGTCCTGCCCGACCGCTTCGCCAACGGCGACACCGGCAACGACACCGGCGGCATCACGGGCACCCGGATGGACAACGGGCTCGACCCCACGGACAAGGGCTTCTACCACGGAGGCGACCTCCAGGGCCTGATCCAGAAGCTCGACTACATCCAGGACCTCGGCACCACCGCGATCTGGATGGCGCCGATCTTCAAGAACAAGCCCGTCCAGGGCACCGGCGCGGACGCCTCGGCCGGCTACCACGGCTACTGGGTCACCGACTTCACCCAGGTCGACCCGCACTTCGGCACCAACGACCAGCTCAAGGAGCTGATCGCCAAGGCCCACGCCAAGGGCATCAAGGTCTTCTTCGACGTCATCACCAACCACACCGCCGACGTCATCGACAACACGCAGAAGCAGTACGGCTACCGCTCCGAGGGCGCCTACCCCACCCTGGACCAGGACGGCGTGCCGGTCGACGAGACCGCGGCCGCGGCCGCCGCGGCCGCCGGCTCCACCGCCGCCTACCCGAAGCTGTCCAAGGACTCCTTCCCCTACTCGCCCACCTTCGCCTCCCCGGCCGACGCGAACGCCAAGACCCCCTCCTGGCTCAACGACCCGTCGCTCTACCACAACCGCGGCGACTCCACCTTCGTCGGCGAGTCCGCCACCGAGGGTGACTTCTCCGGCCTGGACGACCTCGACACCCAGAACCCCCAGGTGGTCAAGGGCTTCGAGAAGGTCTACGAGAACTGGGTCAAGGAGACCGGCGTCGACGGCTTCCGGATCGACACCGTCAAGCACGTCAACATGGCCTTCTGGCAGCAGTGGGCGCCCGCGCTCAAGGACTTCGCCACCAAGCAGGGCAACAAGAACTTCTTCATGTTCGGCGAGGTCTACTCCAGCGACCCCGGCATCACCGCCCCGTACGTCACCAAGGGCAAGCTGCAGTCGACGCTGGACTACCCCTTCCAGGACGCCGCGCGCACCTACGTCTCCAAGGGCGGCTCGGCCCAGGCCCTCTCCGGCGTCTACGGGCAGGACTACCGCTACACCAGCGCCGACGGCAACGCCTACGAGCTGCCGACCTTCCTCGGCAACCACGACATCGGCCGGTTCGGCGGATTCCTGGAGGCCGACAACCCGGGCGCCGACGCCGCCACCCTGCTCAAGCGCGACCAGCTCGCCAACGAGCTCCAGTTCCTCACCCGCGGCCAGCCGGTGATCTACTACGGCGACGAGCAGGGCTTCACCGGCGCGGGCGGCGACAAGGACGCCCGGCAGGACCAGTTCGCCTCGAAGACGCCGTCGTACAACACCGACCCGGTGATCGGCGGCACCAGCGGCTCCGCCGACCGCTACGGCACCGGCGGCGCCCTCTACACGGGTGTCGCCGACCTCGCCAAGCTGCGCCGGGCGAACCCGGCGCTGGCCGACGGCGCCCAGATCGAGCGGTACGCGGCGGACGGCGCGGGCGTCTACGCCTTCTCCCGGATCGACGCCGGGCAGCAGGTCGAGTACGTGGTCGCGGTGAACAACTCCACCGAGGCCAAGACCGTCACCCTGGACACCTTCTCGGCCGGCCAGGGCTTCGACCGGATCTACCCGGCCGCCGGCCAGAAGAGCGTCAGCGGCGCGGACAAGAAGATCACCGTCACCGTGCCGGCGCTCTCCTCGGTGGTCTACAAGGCCGCCGGCAGGCTCGCCCCGCTCGCGGCCGCGCCCGCCGTCACGCTCAGCACCCCCGCCGACGGCTCCACCGGCACCGTCACGATCGGCGCGAACGTCGACGGCGGCGGCTTCAACCGGGTCTCCTACGCGGCCCAGGTCGGCGACGGCCCCTGGCAGGTGCTCGGCACCTCCGACAACGGCGTGCACAAGGTCACCCAGGACCTGGGCGCCGTCGCCCCGGGCACCGTGGTCCGCTACAAGGCCGTGGTCCAGGACTCCAGCGGCCACCTGCGCTCGGTCACCGGCGGTTTCACCACCGGCACCCCGGCGCCGGCGCCCGTGCCCAGCGCCACCGCCCGGCCGTACGCGATCGTGCACTACCAGCGGGGCGACAAGAACTACGACGGCTGGAACCTCTACGCCTGGGGCGACATAGCCGACGGTGAGGCCACCACCTGGCCGGCCGGGCACGCCTTCACAGGCCGCGACGCCTACGGCGCGTTCGCCTACGTCAAGCTGAACAGCGGCGCCTCCGACGTCGGGTTCGTGGTCGAGAACAACGGCACCAAGGACGTGGACGGCGACCGCCACATCGACGTCGGCGCCACCGGCGAGGTCTGGATCAAGGAGGGCGACCCGACCGTCCGCACCGAGAACCCCGGCCCGGTCGACACCCAGGCCCCCGACACCGCCGTCATCCACTACTACCGCCCGGACGGCAAGTACGACGGCTGGGGCCTGCACGACTGGACGGGCGCGGCGAGCCCGACCGACTGGGGCAGCCCGCTGCTGCCGGCACGGATCGACGCCTACGGCGCGGTCTTCGAGGTGCCGCTCGCCGCCGGGGCCACCAGCCTCAACTACATCATCCACAACGGCGGCGACAAGGACCTGCCCTCCGACCAGACGCTGGACTTCTCGGTCAGCGGCCACGAGGTGTGGCTGATCGGCGGCCAGGAGGGCCACCTGCTGCCGCAGAGCTCCGCCACCAGCGCCCAGCTCGACCTGGGCTCGGCCAAGGCGCAGTGGATCGACGCGAGGACCGTGGTCGTCCCGGCCAACTTCGGCGCCGCCGACGGCGCCCTGGCCGGCGGCACCAGCGCCCAGCTGGTCTACGACCCCGCGGGTGGCCTCAAGATCGACAAGGGCGTCGTCAACGAGCCCGGCCACTGGCTGCGGCTGAGCCAGGTGGCGGGCGGCCTCACCGCCGGCCAGCAGGCCAAGTTCCCGCACCTGGCGGGCTACCGCGCCTTCACCGTCGACCCGCGCGACACCGGCCGGATCACCGCCGCGCTCCGCAGCCAGCTGGTCCTCACCGAGCACCTGCCCTCCGGCGCGGCACTGGCCGCCACCGGCGTGCAGATCCCCGGCGTACTGGACGACCTGTACGCGGCCAAGGCCGCCAAGGCCGACTTCGGCCCGCAGTACTACAACGGGAAGGTCGCGCTCTCGGTCTGGGCGCCGACCGCCACCGAGGTCTCCGTCCAGCTCTTCGACGGCCCCACCGGCGGCACCCCGAAGACCGTCCCGATGAAGCTGGACGAGGAGACGGGCGTCTGGGAGCTGGTCGGCAAGGCGGGTGACCTCAACGGCAAGTACTACCTGTACCAGGTCAAGGTCTGGGCGCCGAGCGTCCAGCAGATGGTCACCAACACGGTCACCGACCCCTACTCGGTGGCGCTGTCCACCGACTCCAGGCGCAGCCTGGTCGCCGACCTGGACTCCAAGGACCTCAAGCCCCAGGGCTGGGACAACCACCAGGTGCCGAAGGCGATCCCGGCCGGGCAGCAGCAGATCCAGGAGCTGCACGTCCGGGACTTCTCCTCGGAGGACGACAGCGTCCCGGTCGCCGAGCGGGGCACCTACCTGGCCTTCACCGAGTCGCAGTCCGCGGGCATGCAGCACCTGCGGGATCTGGCCAAGGCCGGCGTCACCACCATCCACCTGCTGCCGACCTTCGACATCGCGACCATCCGGGAGAACCGGGCCGACCAGAAGCTGCCCGCCTGCGACCTCGCCTCGCTCGCGGCCGACAGCGAGAAGCAGCAGGAGTGCGTGGCGGCCGTGCAGGCCGACGACGCGTACAACTGGGGCTACGACCCGCTGCACTACAACGTGCCGGAGGGCTCCTACGCGACCGACCCGAACGGGACCGCCCGGACGGTGCAGTTCCGGCAGATGGTGCAGGCGATGCACGAGGCCGGCCTGCGGGTCGTCCTGGACGTGGTCTACAACCACACCGCGGCCGCCGGGCAGGACGACAAGTCGGTGCTCGACAAGGTCGTCCCCGGCTACTACCAGCGGCTCGACGCGGCCGGCAAGGTCACCACGGACAGCTGCTGCGCGGACACCGCGCCGGAGCACGCCATGATGAACCGCCTGGTCGTCGACTCGGTCACGACCTGGGCCCGCGAGTACAAGGTGGACGGGTTCCGCTTCGACCTGATGGGCCTGGACCCGAAGTCCACCATGCTGGACGTGCAGTCCGCGCTGCGGAAGATGACGCCCGCCTCGGACGGCGTCGACGGCAAGAACATCTTCCTGTACGGCGAGGGCTGGAACTTCGGCGCCGTCGCCAACAACGCCCGCTTCGTGCAGGCCAGTCAGCTGAACATGGCCGGCACCGGCATCGCCACCTTCGACGACCGGGTCCGGGACGCGGCGCGCGGCGGCAACTACCAGCTCTCCTCGGCGCCCCAGCAGGGCTTCGCCTCGGGCCTGTTCACCGACCCGAACGGCTCGGCCGACAACGGCACCGCCGAGGAGCAGAAGGCCCGTCTGCTGCACGAGATGGACCAGATCAAGGTCGCACTGACCGGCAACCTGGCGGGCTACTCGTTCACCGACACCACCGGCAAGGCCGTCACCGGCGCGGGCGTCGACTACAACGGCTCCCCGACCGGCTACGCGGCCAAGCCGGGCGAGTCGGTGGAGTACGTCGACGCACACGACAACGCCGACCTGTTCGACGCGCTGGCGTTCAAGCTGCCGACCACCACCCCGCCGGCCGACCGGGCCCGGATGCAGGCCCTTGCGCTGTCCGTCACCGCCCTCACCCAGGGGCCCGGCTTCGCCCAGGCGGGCAGCGACCTGCTGCGCTCCAAGTCGCTGGACGCCAACTCCTTCGACTCCGGTGACTGGTACAACGCCATCCACTGGGACGCCTCGCAGGGCAACGGCTGGGGTCGCGGCGTGCCGCTCGCGGCCGACAACCAGTCGCTGTGGCCGGTCTCCAAGTCGCTGCTGGCCAACCCGAACCTGAAGGTGGGCAGCGCCGACATCCTCGCGGCGAGCGCGATCTACCAGCAGCTGCTGAAGATCAAGCAGTCCTCTCCGCTGTTCTCGCTGCCGACGGCCGCCGAGGTGCAGCAGCGCCTGTCGTACCCGCTCTCCGGCACGGCCGGCGAGACGCCCGGCGTGATCACGCTGCACCTGGACGGCACGGGCCTCAAGGGCGCGGAGAAGGGCATCACGGTGGTCTTCAACGCGACGCCGACCGCCCAGAGCCAGACCGTCACCGCGCTGAAGGGCTCCCAGCAGAGCCTGCACCCGGTGCAGGCGGGCGGTACGGATCCGGTGGTCAAGAAGGCCGGATTCGACGGCGGCACGGGGACCTTCACCGTGCCGGGCCGGACCGTGGCGGTGTTCGTCCAGCACTGA
- a CDS encoding phosphatase PAP2 family protein — protein sequence MGEPTEIQTPGATRTGAPRDGSVDGAALPGRMPDGATRAAQTRSAALRSRIREQRRSPGRPRLWFELALIGVSYWLYSLVRNAVPEQAAAALKHSTWIWHFERALGVGVERSVNHWVNSVTWLIVGMNYYYATLHFIVTIGVLVWIYRWHPGRYAAARTVLFVTTGIALVGFYFFPLAPPRLTAFGFVDTVKVHETWGSMASGPAAHVSNQYAAMPSMHIGWSTWCGLAIFFLARRAWVRALGVLYPLATLTVIVSTANHFWMDAVGGLLCLAVGFVAARLLYHQWVYRLPRTPDGEDDRRPVTVPEQWSSPAVGAGRH from the coding sequence ATGGGGGAACCGACCGAGATCCAGACGCCCGGAGCCACACGTACCGGGGCACCCCGCGACGGTTCCGTCGACGGCGCGGCCCTCCCGGGCCGGATGCCGGACGGAGCCACCCGCGCCGCGCAGACCCGCTCCGCGGCGCTGCGCAGCCGGATCCGCGAACAGCGCCGCTCGCCCGGCAGGCCCCGGCTCTGGTTCGAACTCGCGCTGATCGGCGTCAGCTACTGGCTGTACTCGCTGGTGCGCAACGCCGTACCGGAGCAGGCCGCGGCGGCCCTCAAGCACTCCACCTGGATCTGGCACTTCGAGCGTGCCCTCGGCGTCGGCGTCGAGCGCTCGGTGAACCACTGGGTCAACTCGGTCACGTGGCTGATCGTCGGGATGAACTACTACTACGCCACGCTGCACTTCATCGTGACGATAGGCGTGCTCGTCTGGATCTACCGATGGCATCCGGGCCGCTACGCGGCGGCCCGCACCGTGCTCTTCGTGACCACCGGCATCGCCCTGGTCGGCTTCTACTTCTTCCCGCTGGCCCCGCCCCGGCTGACCGCCTTCGGGTTCGTCGACACCGTCAAGGTGCACGAGACCTGGGGCTCGATGGCCTCGGGCCCGGCCGCGCACGTCTCCAACCAGTACGCCGCGATGCCCTCGATGCACATCGGCTGGTCGACCTGGTGCGGGTTGGCGATCTTCTTCCTGGCCCGGCGCGCGTGGGTGCGGGCGCTCGGCGTGCTCTATCCGCTGGCGACCCTGACCGTGATCGTCTCGACGGCCAACCACTTCTGGATGGACGCGGTGGGCGGTCTGCTCTGCCTGGCCGTCGGCTTCGTGGCCGCCCGCCTGCTCTACCACCAGTGGGTCTACCGGCTACCACGTACGCCCGACGGCGAGGACGACCGGCGCCCGGTGACCGTGCCGGAGCAGTGGTCCTCGCCCGCCGTCGGCGCCGGACGCCACTGA